The following proteins come from a genomic window of Paenibacillus spongiae:
- a CDS encoding galactose-binding domain-containing protein has protein sequence MAVGLQAPAFAKVEIKEKETHQMFPQSDKISKTVYTYNLDRLNNSAYSEEQAEGMMLALVSLQGLVNREKPEIYLKHSYDSIRNEYWILEHYKQKGYVKKEVEVTDPNDLFDRYKKEKLIKGLVVADPAKDYMINIATNIAGVDNLLIVYPDMVDSMKQLGFEVRIDLRQEAEMATATRAYKWVYERYWSRQRHDVLANVYYNTPHHYQRDYLIQFKIPTFWLSGPKDNNYTPELEDHIRYLLQHTPANIPVLGFWAATGTQPVKLDYPASMEDVAVGKQVTASGTWMDNVTVTPDKAVDGNSATRWASNTDAGTRWINVDLGEEKDLRYIIINWEASAPFRVEVSKDGVTYSEVGTYNGISNGKNTETLPEGTTGRYVRIASDSFLSIWTLQVIAPRAKGSPPSEPPLETVEMGVTEFGGVKLAGEYGKYTIVNDFAGNFSFHSGVPVSKNAFQQKSNRPPLTYDPNKKYVAVTMIESGDSTGYYQYGLKFFQWDQRERGNVAVNYGIAPAVKFLMPGVLEMLYETKTDDDYFFNAISGAGYSYPLLGYGSKGIMDADDTIIMDQSAILNDYFRQSDTYMRSMDLDMLGLYTHPWSGRNDAADDDFMNTYVLPNMNIDAIIADMGRNNETNASNANRMLQGEVPIFHNLTRWPSEDFYPTYDPAKDQGAVQALVKEIRDNMGNGQFMHAMAYSWHYGPDRIKQAEDILKVEGYVFVTLEAFEQLWRQSQQQ, from the coding sequence TTGGCTGTAGGCTTGCAGGCACCGGCTTTTGCAAAAGTGGAAATAAAGGAAAAAGAAACGCACCAGATGTTTCCGCAATCCGACAAAATATCAAAAACCGTGTATACGTACAACCTGGATCGTTTAAACAATTCCGCTTATTCGGAGGAACAGGCGGAAGGCATGATGCTGGCGTTAGTTTCCTTGCAAGGATTAGTCAATCGTGAGAAACCCGAGATTTATTTGAAGCACAGTTACGACTCGATTAGAAACGAATATTGGATTTTGGAACACTATAAGCAGAAAGGATACGTTAAGAAGGAAGTAGAAGTCACTGATCCCAACGACCTGTTTGATAGATACAAGAAGGAAAAACTCATTAAGGGACTGGTCGTCGCCGACCCGGCCAAGGATTATATGATCAACATCGCCACCAACATTGCAGGGGTCGACAACCTGCTGATCGTTTACCCGGATATGGTCGACAGTATGAAACAGCTTGGCTTTGAAGTTCGGATCGATTTGCGTCAAGAAGCCGAAATGGCAACGGCGACCCGTGCCTATAAATGGGTATATGAACGTTACTGGAGCCGCCAGCGGCATGATGTTCTGGCAAACGTTTATTATAATACACCCCATCATTATCAACGTGACTATTTGATTCAATTCAAAATACCGACATTTTGGTTGTCGGGACCTAAAGATAATAACTACACGCCTGAACTTGAGGATCATATCCGATATCTGCTGCAGCACACGCCGGCCAATATTCCGGTACTGGGATTCTGGGCTGCGACCGGTACTCAACCGGTTAAGTTGGACTATCCGGCCTCGATGGAAGACGTGGCCGTCGGCAAGCAGGTTACGGCAAGCGGAACCTGGATGGACAATGTAACCGTCACACCTGACAAAGCCGTGGATGGAAACTCTGCTACCAGATGGGCTTCTAACACGGATGCCGGAACACGCTGGATTAATGTAGACTTGGGTGAAGAGAAGGATCTCCGGTATATTATCATAAACTGGGAGGCTTCTGCCCCGTTTCGTGTTGAAGTATCGAAGGATGGTGTAACGTATTCTGAGGTCGGAACATATAACGGGATTTCGAACGGCAAGAACACCGAGACCCTTCCCGAGGGAACAACAGGACGCTACGTAAGAATTGCATCCGATTCATTTCTATCGATTTGGACATTGCAGGTGATTGCTCCCAGAGCTAAAGGGAGTCCACCGTCCGAGCCGCCATTGGAAACGGTTGAAATGGGCGTCACCGAATTTGGCGGGGTCAAGCTGGCTGGAGAGTATGGCAAGTATACCATCGTTAACGACTTTGCAGGCAACTTCTCCTTTCACTCCGGCGTACCGGTGTCCAAGAATGCATTTCAGCAGAAGAGCAACCGGCCTCCGCTAACCTATGACCCGAACAAAAAGTATGTCGCGGTCACCATGATCGAAAGCGGAGATTCGACGGGATATTATCAATACGGGCTTAAATTCTTTCAATGGGATCAGCGAGAACGGGGCAATGTTGCCGTGAATTACGGTATTGCTCCTGCAGTAAAGTTTTTAATGCCTGGGGTGCTCGAAATGCTTTATGAAACAAAAACTGATGATGACTATTTCTTCAACGCCATTTCGGGGGCAGGTTACAGTTATCCCCTGCTCGGTTATGGCAGCAAAGGAATCATGGATGCCGACGATACTATCATCATGGATCAATCTGCGATTCTAAACGACTATTTTCGGCAATCGGATACTTATATGCGCTCGATGGATTTGGATATGCTGGGATTGTACACGCATCCTTGGTCCGGACGAAATGATGCGGCAGACGATGATTTTATGAACACGTATGTCCTTCCCAATATGAACATCGATGCAATAATTGCCGATATGGGCCGAAATAATGAAACGAACGCATCCAATGCGAATCGAATGCTCCAAGGTGAAGTCCCCATTTTTCACAATCTGACACGTTGGCCTTCGGAGGATTTCTATCCCACGTACGATCCGGCCAAAGATCAAGGTGCCGTTCAGGCACTAGTAAAAGAAATACGTGACAACATGGGGAACGGACAGTTCATGCATGCGATGGCATACAGCTGGCACTACGGGCCGGACCGTATCAAGCAAGCTGAAGATATTTTAAAAGTAGAAGGCTATGTGTTTGTTACATTGGAAGCTTTCGAGCAGTTGTGGAGGCAATCGCAGCAACAATAA
- the glmS gene encoding glutamine--fructose-6-phosphate transaminase (isomerizing), whose translation MCGIVGYIGKRDSQDILLEGLKKLEYRGYDSAGIAVFTGQELEVRKSKGRLAVLEEKLDGEPLRGSVGIGHTRWATHGKPSDVNSHPHTDNSAKFSVVHNGIIENYIELKEELMAKGRRFVSETDTEVISHLVAEEYDGDIVEAVQRAVKRMRGAFALGVLTEYEPDRLVAVRFASPLVIGIGNGENFIGSDIPAILEHTRDVYILNDGEMAVLTKNSVELMTIDGEIISKEIFHVDWDLVTAEKAGFDHFMLKEIFEQPKAYRDTMMGRVSEDGRSVQLKEIGMTLEQLKAIRNVHIVACGTAYHAGMIGKQVIESLARIPVETDVASEYRYRSPIITPETLVIVVSQSGETADTLAALREAKRCGARVLAITNVVGSSVSREADDVIITQAGPEIAVASTKAYTSQLIAFYLLGLYLAESLETRDSAFIAEVLEAMQQLPEQVERILSQSVVLKQVAESISKHSNLFFIGRGSDFAVAQEGSLKLKEISYIHSEAYAAGELKHGTLALIEEGIPVIALITQEDLYEKTLSNIKEVKARGAHVLGIVNGGSEEEVGKSVDELFAIPKTLPLLTPALSVVPLQLIAYYASLALGNDVDKPRNLAKSVTVE comes from the coding sequence ATGTGTGGAATTGTAGGATATATCGGAAAGCGCGACTCGCAGGACATTTTGCTTGAAGGATTGAAGAAGCTGGAATACCGCGGGTACGACTCTGCAGGTATTGCCGTATTTACAGGTCAAGAGCTTGAGGTTCGCAAATCGAAGGGCCGACTGGCCGTTCTTGAAGAGAAGCTTGATGGCGAACCGCTGCGCGGATCTGTAGGGATTGGCCATACCCGCTGGGCAACGCATGGCAAACCGTCGGATGTGAATTCCCATCCGCATACGGATAACTCGGCTAAATTTTCTGTCGTTCATAACGGCATTATCGAGAATTATATCGAACTGAAGGAAGAACTGATGGCGAAAGGCCGCCGATTCGTATCGGAGACGGATACGGAGGTCATCTCGCATCTGGTTGCAGAAGAGTACGACGGGGATATTGTCGAAGCGGTGCAGCGTGCGGTCAAAAGGATGCGCGGCGCATTCGCCCTTGGCGTATTGACGGAGTATGAGCCGGACCGTCTGGTTGCCGTTCGCTTCGCAAGCCCGCTCGTAATTGGAATCGGCAACGGCGAGAATTTTATCGGATCGGATATTCCCGCCATTCTGGAGCATACGCGCGACGTGTACATTCTGAATGATGGCGAAATGGCTGTTCTGACAAAGAACAGCGTCGAACTGATGACGATTGACGGCGAAATTATTTCCAAGGAAATATTTCATGTCGATTGGGATCTCGTAACCGCAGAAAAAGCCGGATTCGACCATTTTATGCTGAAAGAAATCTTCGAACAGCCGAAAGCGTATCGCGATACGATGATGGGCCGTGTGTCCGAGGATGGACGTTCCGTACAGCTGAAGGAAATCGGCATGACGCTGGAGCAGCTCAAGGCGATCCGCAACGTGCATATAGTCGCTTGCGGTACGGCATACCATGCCGGAATGATCGGCAAACAGGTGATCGAGAGCCTTGCGCGCATCCCGGTGGAAACGGATGTCGCATCGGAATACCGCTATCGTTCGCCGATTATTACGCCGGAGACGCTCGTCATTGTCGTCAGCCAATCTGGTGAGACAGCCGATACGTTAGCGGCCCTCCGAGAAGCGAAGCGCTGCGGAGCGCGCGTGCTGGCAATCACGAATGTCGTAGGCAGCTCGGTTTCCCGCGAAGCGGATGATGTCATCATCACCCAAGCGGGCCCGGAAATCGCTGTAGCATCGACGAAGGCGTATACCTCCCAGCTGATCGCATTCTACCTCCTCGGCCTGTACTTGGCTGAATCGCTGGAGACACGCGATAGCGCGTTTATTGCGGAAGTGCTTGAAGCGATGCAGCAGCTGCCGGAGCAGGTGGAGCGCATCCTGTCCCAGTCCGTTGTGCTGAAGCAGGTCGCGGAGTCGATCTCCAAGCACAGCAACCTCTTCTTCATCGGCCGCGGCTCGGACTTCGCCGTGGCGCAAGAAGGCTCGCTGAAGCTGAAGGAAATTTCTTACATTCACTCCGAAGCCTATGCGGCAGGCGAGCTGAAGCATGGCACGCTGGCGCTGATCGAGGAAGGGATTCCGGTCATTGCGCTCATTACGCAGGAGGATCTCTACGAGAAGACGCTCAGCAACATCAAGGAAGTGAAGGCCCGCGGCGCCCACGTGCTGGGGATCGTGAACGGCGGAAGCGAAGAAGAAGTCGGCAAATCCGTCGACGAGCTGTTCGCCATTCCGAAGACGCTGCCGCTGCTCACACCGGCCCTGTCCGTCGTCCCTCTGCAGCTGATCGCGTACTACGCGTCGCTTGCTCTTGGCAACGATGTTGATAAGCCGCGGAACTTGGCGAAGAGCGTGACGGTGGAGTAG